The Glycine soja cultivar W05 chromosome 19, ASM419377v2, whole genome shotgun sequence genomic sequence CAAGTGGGATGAGAAGATAGATAGTAGGAAAAGTATAAAAGGAGTGAAAATTACAGATGTATAACGGGTGATATCAATCTAATAAAaacataagaagaaaaaaatataaataaatagaaagtaTAAAAAGATGCAAGAAAGGGTGaatgttaaaactaaaaaagtgaCGATCGAGAATCATAAAGTAAGGAATACTATTTTATAGACAGTACCCTAATGTCTATCTATGTCTGCAAAGAGATAgaggtaagaaaaaaaattataaatacaataggTGATATAATATGACttaagagaggaaaaaaaaaaaaaaagagaggtaCAATAAATGTCAGCAATATTATAGTGTGTATATGTATCGTGCATTCTGAATATTTACAACTGGGTCCTGTGTTCAATTTGATCACGTTTTGTTCAAGTGGCCGACCCACCACGTGAATCTTCCTTATCATCACGCCACGTGCGAGTTTTCTTTCGGGTGTTGAAATTGAATTCTGCACATAAAACATGTGACTGAATAGAAACGAGTGGTTCATAGATCCTGCAAGTTCCTTTTCGTATCGCGTAGGCACCAAGTTAAAGCCTACAAGCAATTGTCCTTGTTTCCTTAATAAGACATGGCACAATCCCAGGACTAGTCTCTTAGTTATCCTCTCAGCCCCTCTTTGTCAGAATAAGTGTTGAAAGCTAAACTAAAGTTGAAGTATGGTACGCCGTGAATGCATGCTCTTACTCTACTGTCCTCACTGACCTAACTTTGTGCTCACAACATGACAAACTGTTTCAGTTACAATATTACCTCGTAGCTTAAGAAGCATTTCGACAGTATGCCATGATGTAAGCTTTCACTGTCTATGATAAATTAACGAGAACTAGTGTagctattaattaatataaagggGTAAATTAATTAGTGGGCAATTGATTTATGTAATGATCGATGGATGATCCATGATTATGGTAATGTTGATGTGTTTTCTTGATCACAAAGGATAGATGCATGCGGTGATGGGGTGAATTTATGAGGCACATGTGAAAACACCAAATGCAACATGGACAAGTGCTATTCTGTGACCACGCGTCAATTTCTTGTGGCTTTAGTTaggttatatattatatatatgtgtgtgtatgtatgggGATTTTTATTTTCCCATATGTAAATGCAAGTTCATGCCCATACATGCCTTGCTGTCTTTCCGTTTATATGATGATGAGTTTGACACTACTATCTGACCCATCCCAAACAGATTCTACGCTCTGTTACATAATCTACAGGGGCAAACAACATTATTGCGTtcatattttaaagtttaatgaGAAACAGAAGAAAAACAATTACCAACATAAGATGTTCATAACCACCTGTCTACAGATGGTTGACCCATCCTTTTTATTCTCTGAAATCCCTTTATCCAATAACTAAAAGTACTAATTTCACAGGGAATAAATCTTTGTTCAAAGTGTATATATAATCATTAGGTTGAGCGCGTGAGACAGACAAAATTTATGGTATCAACGTAACGTTTAAACAAACAATCATGGAGATAATTAATAACAGGACCTCCTATAATAGGTAAGCAAGCATGCCACTGGAAATATATTAAGTGTTTTGAACTATGTGGTTCTTAACTGTATCTTCTACAATGCACATAGCAcctcatttaaaatatatataaagcatGCAGATATAGTTTAATATAAGATCTCGTATATATTACAGCACATAGCTAATAATGGTACGCAAAACCAAACATCCAACTACTTATATAAACAAACCCAATAATATGTTTTAATCCAGAGACATTCCAGCCTTATGGAACTTCAGAACTTAGGTTTTATCTTGATAATATTTAATCACCGTTCAGTAATTGCATTGACCAGCTATCCTCCATGCTCCAATAGTTAATGTTGTTGTTGTCATTGGTACAACAACTGGATTGATCAGGATTAATTGTAGGGAACTGAGTTGAAAATGGCTCTAACATTCCTTGATAACAGGGTGGAGAATACATCTCCATGGGCTCAGCCATGGTGGAAACATGGCTAGTGCTAGCTTGGTGATCATTTATCTCAGAATTATTACTACTCTGTTGCTGAAAGTTCTCAGCTTGCTTGATGTGCTTCTGGATCCTTGTCCTCCAATAGTTCTTGATCTCATTATCAGTCCTTCCAGGTAGATGCTTGGCAATTTTGGACCACCTGCATCAATTGGTGAATACGCTGTAACGAAATTTTGGGAAAACCTCTAAACTTTTTAAATGGATGAGTAAATAGTGACAAAGAAAATGCCTTGCACTTTAATTAGTTACATCAAACAATTGGAtaagcaattattttttaaaaaaaattattgcttttaataaattttccttacgaaaaaataaaaatcaaactagtGGATATAACTATAGTCATATTGATCAGAGTAAGCGGAGAGTCACAAGAAATCTATAATATGTTGAAATATGTGGTGGAAAAGAGGGTACACGAGTGTGCATGAGTGATAGTAAGCTAAACTAAAgaatttgtttaatttcttgaaaaagaaattattaagttgaaatttaatcaaaaaCTGCCTAAAAATGACTGCCACactttttattaactaaaaagtGGCAACACCTATATTAAATACGATTGTGTGtctgatggaggccatgttcaTTGGCTGAGAATCAATGTGACGTTATGTTTGACTCTACTTATAAAACGATTAGTGTTGAGGTACGTAAGATGCTAAATTTCCTTTGATGTATGAAGATAATGCCCTTTGCTTTGTAGCAGGGGCTCCTCTAAGACCCGAAAATCAGATTTCTCAAAGCATGCCTCAGGTAGAGAGAGTATGGTTCAATTAAAACATTTACTATTCTCTTCTCCATCGATATCCGTTCATACACATATGTACATGCATACACACGTATACAAATTTTCTACATAGCAAATTTTAAACATGTCACCTTCATTTCTTGTAGTAATAATTTACCTCAAACTCGTTTGGCTATCCATCTCTGTTTATTTCAAGAAAACCCACATTTCATTATACTCGTGCCTCATAAAAGCTAGTCATTTTTATACAacaaatgtaatatatatttgcaaaattagtttgaaTTAAACATTTTGCTTGTCTTATATTACTAGTAGATGATTCGTTTCCTTAATTGGCTGAGAAGGAATTTGGGATACTGCGAAAGGTACGTGTAAGGGTGGTGCTAACTAGCTAGTTTATATATGCACTATGCATGCATGTAAGTGTATCTTCAGTTTATATATGCACTATGTAAGGTTATCTTCAAAGAGAGGCTCTAAAATTTACAAGGACACCTGCCCTTGTTAAGAAAAGCCAAAAGTGTATGGTTTGGGTCTATTTTCACTCAAACTCTCTTTCATCCGAACTAGAAAGCTATAAAGATATGCCCACTTCCATGAGTTCAACCTAAAGTGGAAGGTGCTCATGTCCAACTTATTTTGCCCTCGTTCACTAGCCTTATAGAAATAGTCATTTGTAAACTAGACGACCCTTTAGGAGAATAAAAcagctttatatatataattatatttgctagtataataagaaaaaaaacctaTAATTATGTAAAACAGCATTATGTTGAGAAACAACCTTTCTAATACAATCTATTTCTTGTTTAATGTAATCTTTCTAtcaatagttttttaaaaatcatccaGCCTCGATTTTACTCAGTCACCTGTTCACACATcctttatttcaatattttattgctttctctctcttttattaAAACACGGgccatttgtttgttttatcttCCTCTGCCTGGGGAAAGCACAGGAATTGCTCTAGTTTTAACTATTTACAATCATATTTCTCTTCCTTTGGTCatcgatttatttttcttgttttaatgTAGTTTAGTATGATGAGCTATTTTTCTATCTTATGTAACAAACCCAGAGGGAAAAGAGTATCAAATACATcatcttaaataattttaattatttaaaaagtaagtATAAAATAACGTGTTTCtaaaaaactattttgttttcttatctagtgtatatgataaaaaaaaatcatataatatatgatttattttattttgaaataaaactaCAGAATCCATACAGCCAAACCTCCAATTTTTTAGATAAGTGATAGATTCTTAGAAGTTAAGGTTTCATGGTACAAtttgtttatgaataaaaattaaaatattccaTTCATCAAATTTACGAAAAATTTAGAAAGGAGCACATAATtcaaaatcaacaggaaaaattcATTAATTCATGTGGTTCTTGTTAGATCTAAAAGGCCTAGGACCTCTCTTTCGCCTGCCATATGTATGCATATGTAAGAGAGAGGGAACGGTAGCGGGGATCATTGCAACAGTAAGGATGGTTGTATGTATGTACCCTTTAAAGGAAAACAGTCCAATTCTTCCATATGGATGGAATCCGAGACAACCAATCCTTTTAGAAACtctaaaaattcatatatagaTTTTCTCCAAGAAATTTGTGGCCACAAATCCAACAAATCCCCATGTGTTGAAACCTTTCTCTTGGCTAGAATTCTCTCCCCCGATAACACTCACGACCCCCCCTCAAATTGTCGTCCAAGAATATTGTACTCATGTGCTTCCTAGTGCAAATGAATGCCTCCAAAGCCAAATACTACAACTCAAAAGAGAGCAAAGAACTTCTTTCGTGGTTCAAAACTGAAGAAGGGTTGacgaaaaattattttttattttctgggtAAGGATATCATTATTTATGTGAAATATAAGATCTTTGTTTCCTTATCAATTTTCATCGTATTTATGAAATACCTGTTTCCCCACTTTGCGTGGAGCTCCATAATCAAAAGTTGTTCCTCGGGTGTAATATTCCCTCTTCTAACATCAGGACGGAGGTAATTTAGCCACCTTAGCCGGCAACTCTTTCCGTTACGTTTGAGACCTGTTAAAGCATGCAAGATGATGAATCATTTTCTCGCACCATAGGGTTTAAGTTTGaacgaaaaagagaaaagaagaagagaatacaaagaataagaaaaaaaaagttgaacgAAAAATATGTTTACCAGCAGCTTTGGCCAAAGAGTTCCAAACACCTTCCCCATGATTTGCAATATAGTTCATCAAGATCAAGTCTTCTTCCATTGTCCAAGGCCCTTTTCTCACTTCAGGATCTTGAGACGTCTTACACTGTTGTTTTTTATCCATTGACTTGTGTGTGTGATAGAGAGAAGGTTGGGTGGGGAAGAGGGGAGAGAGAGATACTGATATCTTAATAACGGGGGTTGGCGGGTTTAAATAGAGGCAAGacaaattattagttaattttaatgaaaattttctaTTAGGGATAACAAGATATGATTTTACGTACCTAACTGTGTTTATCATGTAAACACATGCATGCATGACTATGTTTTTGGTTTCCTTCGGCAAAACTAAAGCTTAAGAAAATAGTCATTACGTACGTACTCTTAAGTCACGCACATGCACGAGGGCATATCAGGTGtctaaatacattatttttttttcaaaagtgaCGAGATCAGGAGGCTATTTTAGAAATATCTCAAGCCTTGGTGTTATATAAAAACGGTTATGCGGAGgggaaaattcaaatatttactgTAGTTTAGAGTTTTGTAATGCAAATTAAATGACATAATACGTATTTATTAAGTTGTCGTGTTGTGTTTCGTCATAATTTAAGCTGATTATTACATCACCCTTGTTACGACTAAAAAGTGGACCTGCGCCCCAGCTGCCTTCGAACAGAAGTTGCTATTCTCATCCCCGAGTTTTGCTATTTTGACCAAGCTGATTATTACATCACCCTTGTTACGACAAAAAAGTGGACCTGCACCCCAGCTGCCTTCGAACAGAAGTTGCTATTCTCATCCCcgaattttctattttcaccACTCATGTGAGTGACTTTTTACTGAATTCCAAAAATACTCTTCTTACAGAATAATGATTCCTTCGTACATTCTGTTACAATGTATGGGGTGGAAAACAAAAGTATAGAAATAGAAGTGTGATTCAATTGCATACATGCACAATGGAATCATACTtcaattgtatatatatattttttcatgtcaTATATTGCAATGAAAGTATATTAATTTCCATAGTACCCGTGTGCAACATAATTACACTTTCCTTGTCATATGAATcacaacaaaaacatgattctatTATACACATGTATAATAATCATGTTTTCATTACATTGTTTGACAGACATCTTGTAGTTTGTTAAAATAGAACACTCGAATCATAATACGATAATAATGGCCACAATGTGCAGAAATTAACAAGCTTTGCTGTCAATACTATAGGAATAAAATCATTacacataacataaaaatagaaaGCAATAACAATAAGTAATATAAAAgtaattactaaaataaatccCTAGTAATGTCTATAATATACTCAGATACTCTAGTTGAATGAAATGGTATTGAGTTCAATTTTGGCATTAGTTCAATATCTTCTCCATTGTGGTGCAATAAGAGGTAGGGAACAATCTCCTTTtagaaaaagttaaataatgATGAAAGAAAGGGTACAATATAGTTGAGTTAGTGAACAAATTTACATGCTTACAATAGTAAATAGTTTCTTAAGTAGATTATGTGTACCTGCACAAAGTAATTTTTGTTAACAAATCCAATagcaacaacctatttttatgcAACAGATGCTGCCCGACTCCTAAGTGAAAAGAAAGTACAAGTTTGCAGCATAGATAAGTGGATCAATACAACATTATACTTGTTGGATTATATTtgaatcatgattttggtttatatattttatatataaaggagtcatttcaattattatgttttagttttataGCGTAATAATTTCCTTAGAATAGGCAAGATTCATTGAATAAAGAAATGTTATTCTAAAAGCATCTTTGGTCTAGTATTATTGTTCACTAAGGTGACAATAATGCATTGAGGCTATTGTGAGTAGACTAACCATGTCTTATGTAACACCTTGAAATTctgataactaaaaataaatgtatgatgtatttcttgtattatttaattacttgattaatttggattaTTTGAAGTTTTGTGTGAATTATTCTTGTGCCACTACTTGGTGTGCTTGttaggttatgtggagtttgattGATCTACATTACAATTATAACTGTGTGATTCCAAGATTGGCCCAAAATCTGTTTTGGTAAAACAACAATCTCatatttgttaaccgttggatttctTTCCAATTTATATTGTAGGCTCACAACCCACGTCTACATgttttcaccgttgggatttccAAAATAACATCTAGAGTGTGAGATATAACCTTTGAATAGAAGCAGGGAAATATGTTGGAGCAGGGATTCGCCAAGAACTCGCCTAGACGTGTTTGAGTTGggccagctcgcccaggcaagcaaaATTTTGCCTGACCGAGTCGTGTAGGTTACAAATATCACCAGCAACAAGAAAGGATGCATTTTTCGCTCCCTCTCCAAAACtcacccaaaccctaaaacatcttcctccaccacccacgaccatcAGTGACCACCATGAGCCGTCGCCATTTGCCACCAGACTATTGCACagagaggaacactttaattgtAGCGGAATCTCCAAAACTAAACTTGAGAATTCGGTAGAGAATGAAGCCTTCAACCATCCCTTCACGGTTTCTTCAAGGTAACCATGTTTTCTATgccttctcctagttagtttgagcctCTCTTAGTATCTTTTGTGATTTGGGTACCGTTATTGGATGTTTTTACAAttcctttgaaaaacatttgaaaatgagacattgtaaaagtttcctttttataaaattgatgtttattTGTGATGGTCATTGAACCCCGATCACATTGGCATGaccggaatttcaaaatgacgtctTTTTATGTGGACTTGAAAAACACCATTTTAGTCCCTTTTAAATTTGAGTGGGTATTTGACCATGAATGTTAATGATAACCTTgcctttgaaatctatactaaattgtatttaatttggtatatagagctTTGCATTCGGACTAACGAACGTGAACCTAAGAGATCTCAAAACAACACCACAAGGAGCTAACGGGAGAATATAGACACGTGAAGGGAGTTTATGGTTAGTTTATAGCTTTGGATACCATAAATGGGGTCAAGAAACCTAATTATGGGGATGTATGTCTATCCCTGTTGcgtgctggttttcaagaaaaattatgttttaaactaatgggatgcgatatatttgCTAATGATGAATCAAATTgtgaatgatgttgttgttgtaatgATTGAAATTATTGGGAAAAGTCGTAATTACAGAGGAGACTCTGTCCAAACTTTTATATCTATTCTTCTATTTACttctttatcaaattttaaatgggcaTCAGAGTTTGTTTTGTATACCATAGTCCTCctctttaatttataatttttttctaaaatatcaatctcgttatattacgaattattattatatgtgagGTATGTTGTCTAAAGACCTGGGGAATGTGAATCCCAGACATGAGTTATGTAACGACCCTCCTTGTCGCTACAGTATCACTACTTTAAAACGcaaaaatttcagtttttaaatgaaaactccattaatttgttaatgaaaACGAGCGTAAATTTTTCATGATACACTTTCATCAAACAACGCACAAATACTTGATTGAGTATGTATCTatctatgtatgtatgtatatatatatatatatatatatatatatatatatatatatatttatatatatatatatatttatatatatatatatatatttaattagccTAGTATATATCATTCAgttgatgaaaaataaattagttcatacatatatttaaatttgtgatttaca encodes the following:
- the LOC114399870 gene encoding myb-related protein 305-like; the protein is MDKKQQCKTSQDPEVRKGPWTMEEDLILMNYIANHGEGVWNSLAKAAGLKRNGKSCRLRWLNYLRPDVRRGNITPEEQLLIMELHAKWGNRWSKIAKHLPGRTDNEIKNYWRTRIQKHIKQAENFQQQSSNNSEINDHQASTSHVSTMAEPMEMYSPPCYQGMLEPFSTQFPTINPDQSSCCTNDNNNINYWSMEDSWSMQLLNGD